The Archocentrus centrarchus isolate MPI-CPG fArcCen1 chromosome 12, fArcCen1, whole genome shotgun sequence genome includes a window with the following:
- the add1 gene encoding alpha-adducin isoform X5 — translation MNGESGAGVVTAPPPTTAPHKERYFDRVDESSPEYQRERNMAPDLRQDFNMMEQRKRVSMILQSPAFCEELETMIQDQLKKGKTPTSLLALQQIADFMTTSMPSMYPAAPQGGMAALNMSLGMVTPVNDLRGSDSISYDKGEKLLRCKLAAFYRLADLFGWSELIYNHLTVRVNSDQERFLIVPFGLLYSEVTASSLVKINLQGEIVDRGSTNLGVNQAGFTLHSAIYAARPDVKCVVHIHTPAGAAVSAMKCGLLPISPEALSLGEVAYHDYHGILVDEEESTLIQRNLGPKSKALILRNHGLVSVGETVEEAFYYIHNLVTACEIQVRTLASAGGPDNLVMLDPGKYKLRPRVPEPAGDGSSTHPKWQVGEQEFEALMRMLDNLGYRTGYPYRCPALRDKGKKYSDAEIASSAHGGYSYGEDSDSGARSPLKHSFQRGQRDKTRWLNASGRPDEPYEDGPDGSSPKSKPKVWTNITHDHVKPLLQSLSSGVCVPSCITNCLWTKEDGLRQAAAANQFIPLNTNPKEVLEMRNKIREQNLQDIKTAGPQSQVLCASTVVERTFSQDAPLSDCTDTIDGLDVSEGSYSPAKSIRKGELVTASKAIIEKEYQPKVIISKQGPNPFTKLTDQELEEYRREVELKQKGGEVQGPATGREGSAAGIPSPEPQTAQMGQASTPLQSAADSSSLEKAQPTAATPASEQGLSSVGGAEPSQSGADSAGTLADDVFSTADEVFSAPDSPHKDFHCAVLRALSKESSVVDAAKAFQAPDPGQQIESENEPKDPKPTSTPPSTPIRAEEGDGNTKEYLLP, via the exons ATGAACGGCGAGTCAGGTGCCGGTGTGGTGACGGCCCCCCCTCCCACCACAGCCCCCCACAAGGAGCGATATTTTGACCGGGTAGATGAGAGCAGCCCAGAGTACCAGAGGGAGAGGAATATGGCGCCAGACCTGCGTCAGGACTTCAACATGATGGAGCAGAGGAAGAGGGTCTCCATGATATTACAGAGCCCG GCATTTTGCGAGGAGCTGGAGACGATGATCCAGGATCAGCTGAAGAAGGGAAAGACGCCCACAAGCCTGTTGGCTCTGCAGCAGATCGCAGATTTCATGACCACCAGCATGCCTTCCATGTATCCTGCGGCACCACAAGGAGGCATGGCAGCGCTCAACATGA GTTTGGGAATGGTGACTCCAGTCAATGATCTGCGTGGCTCAGACTCCATTTCCTACGACAAAGGCGAGAAGCTGCTGCGCTGCaagttggctgccttttatcgGCTGGCTGACTTGTTTGGCTGGTCTGAGCTTATCTACAACCACCTCACA GTCAGAGTGAATTCAGACCAGGAGCGGTTCCTTATTGTTCCCTTTGGGCTCCTTTACAGTGAAGTTACTGCCTCCAGTTTG GTGAAGATTAATCTCCAAGGTGAAATAGTGGACCGGGGTAGCACCAACCTTGGAGTCAACCAGGCTGGTTTCACTCTCCACTCCGCCATCTACGCCGCGCGCCCTGATGTCAAGTGCGTCGTGCATATACATACACCTGCAGGCGCTGCG GTGTCTGCCATGAAATGCGGACTGTTACCCATCTCTCCTGAAGCCCTGTCCCTGGGGGAGGTGGCCTACCATGATTATCATGGCATACTGGTGGATGAGGAAGAAAGTACTCTCATACAGAGAAACCTTGGGCCTAAAAGCAAG GCGCTCATCCTAAGGAACCATGGCTTGGTGTCAGTAGGTGAAACAGTGGAGGAGGCTTTCTATTACATCCACAATCTGGTTACTGCCTGTGAGATCCAG gtaCGCACACTGGCCAGCGCTGGAGGGCCAGATAATCTGGTGATGTTGGACCCTGGGAAATACAAGTTGCGCCCACGGGTCCCCGAGCCAGCTGGCGACGGGTCCTCAACACATCCCAAGTGGCAAGTCGGGGAGCAGGAGTTTGAGGCTCTCATGAGAATGCTCGACAATTTG ggCTACAGAACGGGCTATCCTTACCGCTGCCCGGCCTTGCGAGACAAAGGTAAAAAGTACAGTGATGCGGAGATCGCCTCCTCTGCCCACGGTGGTTACTCATATGGGGAAGACAGTGACTCAGGTGCTCGCTCCCCGCTGAAACACAGCTTCCAGCGCGGCCAGCGCGACAAGACCCGCTGGCTAAATGCCAGCGGCCGCCCCGATGAGCCCTATGAGGACGGGCCCGACGGCAGCAGCCCCAAGTCGAAGCCTAAGGTGTGGACGAACATAACACATGATCACGTCAAACCCTTGCTGCAGTCTCTCTCGTCCGGTGTCTGCGTGCCAAGCTGTATAACCAACTGCTTG TGGACAAAGGAAGATGGGCTCCGCCAGGCTGCTGCAGCCAATCAGTTCATCCCACTGAACACCAACCCAAAGGAAGTCCTGGAAATGAGGAATAAG aTCCGGGAGCAGAACCTGCAGGACATAAAAACAGCAGGGCCCCAGTCTCAGGTTCTGTGTGCCAGCACTGTGGTGGAACGCACCTTTAGCCAG GACGCCCCTCTGTCTGACTGTACAGACACTATTGATGGCCTCGATGTGTCCGAGGGCTCCTATAGTCCTGCTAAATCAATTAGAAAG GGCGAGCTGGTGACCGCATCCAAGGCAATCATCGAAAAGGAGTATCAGCCCAAGGTCATCATCAGCAAGCAGGGTCCCAACCCCTTCACCAAACTCACCGACCAGGAGCTGGAGGAGTACCGCAGGGAGGTGGAGCTAAAACAGAAAGGAGGTGAAG TGCAGGGGCCAGCCACAGGTAGGGAGGGATCAGCCGCTGGTATACCCAGCCCGGAGCCTCAAACAGCGCAGATGGGTCAAGCCTCCACACCTCTGCAGTCTGCAGCTGACTCATCCAGCTTAGAGAAAGCCCAGCCTACAGCTGCCACACCAGCCTCTGAGCAGGGCCTCTCTTCTGTCGGAGGAGCCGAGCCATCTCAGAGCGGAGCAGACTCTGCAGGGACGCTGGCAGATGATGTTTTTTCGACTGCAGATGAGGTTTTTTCAGCTCCAGATTCTCCACATAAGGACTTCCACTGTGCCGTGCTGCGAGCCCTCAGCAAGGAGTCCTCGGTGGTAGATGCGGCTAAGGCATTTCAGGCTCCAG ATCCAGGGCAGCAGATAGAGTCTGAGAATGAGCCCAAAGACCCCAAACCCACATCCACACCACCCAGTACCCCCATCAGAGCAGAGGAAG GAGATGGAAATACAAAAGAGTACCTGTTACCATA A
- the add1 gene encoding alpha-adducin isoform X6, which produces MNGESGAGVVTAPPPTTAPHKERYFDRVDESSPEYQRERNMAPDLRQDFNMMEQRKRVSMILQSPAFCEELETMIQDQLKKGKTPTSLLALQQIADFMTTSMPSMYPAAPQGGMAALNMSLGMVTPVNDLRGSDSISYDKGEKLLRCKLAAFYRLADLFGWSELIYNHLTVRVNSDQERFLIVPFGLLYSEVTASSLVKINLQGEIVDRGSTNLGVNQAGFTLHSAIYAARPDVKCVVHIHTPAGAAVSAMKCGLLPISPEALSLGEVAYHDYHGILVDEEESTLIQRNLGPKSKALILRNHGLVSVGETVEEAFYYIHNLVTACEIQVRTLASAGGPDNLVMLDPGKYKLRPRVPEPAGDGSSTHPKWQVGEQEFEALMRMLDNLGYRTGYPYRCPALRDKGKKYSDAEIASSAHGGYSYGEDSDSGARSPLKHSFQRGQRDKTRWLNASGRPDEPYEDGPDGSSPKSKPKVWTNITHDHVKPLLQSLSSGVCVPSCITNCLWTKEDGLRQAAAANQFIPLNTNPKEVLEMRNKIREQNLQDIKTAGPQSQVLCASTVVERTFSQDAPLSDCTDTIDGLDVSEGSYSPAKSIRKGELVTASKAIIEKEYQPKVIISKQGPNPFTKLTDQELEEYRREVELKQKGGEVQGPATGREGSAAGIPSPEPQTAQMGQASTPLQSAADSSSLEKAQPTAATPASEQGLSSVGGAEPSQSGADSAGTLADDVFSTADEVFSAPDSPHKDFHCAVLRALSKESSVVDAAKAFQAPDPGQQIESENEPKDPKPTSTPPSTPIRAEEGDGNTKEYLLP; this is translated from the exons ATGAACGGCGAGTCAGGTGCCGGTGTGGTGACGGCCCCCCCTCCCACCACAGCCCCCCACAAGGAGCGATATTTTGACCGGGTAGATGAGAGCAGCCCAGAGTACCAGAGGGAGAGGAATATGGCGCCAGACCTGCGTCAGGACTTCAACATGATGGAGCAGAGGAAGAGGGTCTCCATGATATTACAGAGCCCG GCATTTTGCGAGGAGCTGGAGACGATGATCCAGGATCAGCTGAAGAAGGGAAAGACGCCCACAAGCCTGTTGGCTCTGCAGCAGATCGCAGATTTCATGACCACCAGCATGCCTTCCATGTATCCTGCGGCACCACAAGGAGGCATGGCAGCGCTCAACATGA GTTTGGGAATGGTGACTCCAGTCAATGATCTGCGTGGCTCAGACTCCATTTCCTACGACAAAGGCGAGAAGCTGCTGCGCTGCaagttggctgccttttatcgGCTGGCTGACTTGTTTGGCTGGTCTGAGCTTATCTACAACCACCTCACA GTCAGAGTGAATTCAGACCAGGAGCGGTTCCTTATTGTTCCCTTTGGGCTCCTTTACAGTGAAGTTACTGCCTCCAGTTTG GTGAAGATTAATCTCCAAGGTGAAATAGTGGACCGGGGTAGCACCAACCTTGGAGTCAACCAGGCTGGTTTCACTCTCCACTCCGCCATCTACGCCGCGCGCCCTGATGTCAAGTGCGTCGTGCATATACATACACCTGCAGGCGCTGCG GTGTCTGCCATGAAATGCGGACTGTTACCCATCTCTCCTGAAGCCCTGTCCCTGGGGGAGGTGGCCTACCATGATTATCATGGCATACTGGTGGATGAGGAAGAAAGTACTCTCATACAGAGAAACCTTGGGCCTAAAAGCAAG GCGCTCATCCTAAGGAACCATGGCTTGGTGTCAGTAGGTGAAACAGTGGAGGAGGCTTTCTATTACATCCACAATCTGGTTACTGCCTGTGAGATCCAG gtaCGCACACTGGCCAGCGCTGGAGGGCCAGATAATCTGGTGATGTTGGACCCTGGGAAATACAAGTTGCGCCCACGGGTCCCCGAGCCAGCTGGCGACGGGTCCTCAACACATCCCAAGTGGCAAGTCGGGGAGCAGGAGTTTGAGGCTCTCATGAGAATGCTCGACAATTTG ggCTACAGAACGGGCTATCCTTACCGCTGCCCGGCCTTGCGAGACAAAGGTAAAAAGTACAGTGATGCGGAGATCGCCTCCTCTGCCCACGGTGGTTACTCATATGGGGAAGACAGTGACTCAGGTGCTCGCTCCCCGCTGAAACACAGCTTCCAGCGCGGCCAGCGCGACAAGACCCGCTGGCTAAATGCCAGCGGCCGCCCCGATGAGCCCTATGAGGACGGGCCCGACGGCAGCAGCCCCAAGTCGAAGCCTAAGGTGTGGACGAACATAACACATGATCACGTCAAACCCTTGCTGCAGTCTCTCTCGTCCGGTGTCTGCGTGCCAAGCTGTATAACCAACTGCTTG TGGACAAAGGAAGATGGGCTCCGCCAGGCTGCTGCAGCCAATCAGTTCATCCCACTGAACACCAACCCAAAGGAAGTCCTGGAAATGAGGAATAAG aTCCGGGAGCAGAACCTGCAGGACATAAAAACAGCAGGGCCCCAGTCTCAGGTTCTGTGTGCCAGCACTGTGGTGGAACGCACCTTTAGCCAG GACGCCCCTCTGTCTGACTGTACAGACACTATTGATGGCCTCGATGTGTCCGAGGGCTCCTATAGTCCTGCTAAATCAATTAGAAAG GGCGAGCTGGTGACCGCATCCAAGGCAATCATCGAAAAGGAGTATCAGCCCAAGGTCATCATCAGCAAGCAGGGTCCCAACCCCTTCACCAAACTCACCGACCAGGAGCTGGAGGAGTACCGCAGGGAGGTGGAGCTAAAACAGAAAGGAGGTGAAG TGCAGGGGCCAGCCACAGGTAGGGAGGGATCAGCCGCTGGTATACCCAGCCCGGAGCCTCAAACAGCGCAGATGGGTCAAGCCTCCACACCTCTGCAGTCTGCAGCTGACTCATCCAGCTTAGAGAAAGCCCAGCCTACAGCTGCCACACCAGCCTCTGAGCAGGGCCTCTCTTCTGTCGGAGGAGCCGAGCCATCTCAGAGCGGAGCAGACTCTGCAGGGACGCTGGCAGATGATGTTTTTTCGACTGCAGATGAGGTTTTTTCAGCTCCAGATTCTCCACATAAGGACTTCCACTGTGCCGTGCTGCGAGCCCTCAGCAAGGAGTCCTCGGTGGTAGATGCGGCTAAGGCATTTCAGGCTCCAG ATCCAGGGCAGCAGATAGAGTCTGAGAATGAGCCCAAAGACCCCAAACCCACATCCACACCACCCAGTACCCCCATCAGAGCAGAGGAAG GAGATGGAAATACAAAAGAGTACCTGTTACCATAG
- the add1 gene encoding alpha-adducin isoform X12 produces MNGESGAGVVTAPPPTTAPHKERYFDRVDESSPEYQRERNMAPDLRQDFNMMEQRKRVSMILQSPAFCEELETMIQDQLKKGKTPTSLLALQQIADFMTTSMPSMYPAAPQGGMAALNMSLGMVTPVNDLRGSDSISYDKGEKLLRCKLAAFYRLADLFGWSELIYNHLTVRVNSDQERFLIVPFGLLYSEVTASSLVKINLQGEIVDRGSTNLGVNQAGFTLHSAIYAARPDVKCVVHIHTPAGAAVSAMKCGLLPISPEALSLGEVAYHDYHGILVDEEESTLIQRNLGPKSKALILRNHGLVSVGETVEEAFYYIHNLVTACEIQVRTLASAGGPDNLVMLDPGKYKLRPRVPEPAGDGSSTHPKWQVGEQEFEALMRMLDNLGYRTGYPYRCPALRDKGKKYSDAEIASSAHGGYSYGEDSDSGARSPLKHSFQRGQRDKTRWLNASGRPDEPYEDGPDGSSPKSKPKVWTNITHDHVKPLLQSLSSGVCVPSCITNCLWTKEDGLRQAAAANQFIPLNTNPKEVLEMRNKIREQNLQDIKTAGPQSQVLCASTVVERTFSQGELVTASKAIIEKEYQPKVIISKQGPNPFTKLTDQELEEYRREVELKQKGGEVQGPATGREGSAAGIPSPEPQTAQMGQASTPLQSAADSSSLEKAQPTAATPASEQGLSSVGGAEPSQSGADSAGTLADDVFSTADEVFSAPDSPHKDFHCAVLRALSKESSVVDAAKAFQAPDPGQQIESENEPKDPKPTSTPPSTPIRAEEGDGNTKEYLLP; encoded by the exons ATGAACGGCGAGTCAGGTGCCGGTGTGGTGACGGCCCCCCCTCCCACCACAGCCCCCCACAAGGAGCGATATTTTGACCGGGTAGATGAGAGCAGCCCAGAGTACCAGAGGGAGAGGAATATGGCGCCAGACCTGCGTCAGGACTTCAACATGATGGAGCAGAGGAAGAGGGTCTCCATGATATTACAGAGCCCG GCATTTTGCGAGGAGCTGGAGACGATGATCCAGGATCAGCTGAAGAAGGGAAAGACGCCCACAAGCCTGTTGGCTCTGCAGCAGATCGCAGATTTCATGACCACCAGCATGCCTTCCATGTATCCTGCGGCACCACAAGGAGGCATGGCAGCGCTCAACATGA GTTTGGGAATGGTGACTCCAGTCAATGATCTGCGTGGCTCAGACTCCATTTCCTACGACAAAGGCGAGAAGCTGCTGCGCTGCaagttggctgccttttatcgGCTGGCTGACTTGTTTGGCTGGTCTGAGCTTATCTACAACCACCTCACA GTCAGAGTGAATTCAGACCAGGAGCGGTTCCTTATTGTTCCCTTTGGGCTCCTTTACAGTGAAGTTACTGCCTCCAGTTTG GTGAAGATTAATCTCCAAGGTGAAATAGTGGACCGGGGTAGCACCAACCTTGGAGTCAACCAGGCTGGTTTCACTCTCCACTCCGCCATCTACGCCGCGCGCCCTGATGTCAAGTGCGTCGTGCATATACATACACCTGCAGGCGCTGCG GTGTCTGCCATGAAATGCGGACTGTTACCCATCTCTCCTGAAGCCCTGTCCCTGGGGGAGGTGGCCTACCATGATTATCATGGCATACTGGTGGATGAGGAAGAAAGTACTCTCATACAGAGAAACCTTGGGCCTAAAAGCAAG GCGCTCATCCTAAGGAACCATGGCTTGGTGTCAGTAGGTGAAACAGTGGAGGAGGCTTTCTATTACATCCACAATCTGGTTACTGCCTGTGAGATCCAG gtaCGCACACTGGCCAGCGCTGGAGGGCCAGATAATCTGGTGATGTTGGACCCTGGGAAATACAAGTTGCGCCCACGGGTCCCCGAGCCAGCTGGCGACGGGTCCTCAACACATCCCAAGTGGCAAGTCGGGGAGCAGGAGTTTGAGGCTCTCATGAGAATGCTCGACAATTTG ggCTACAGAACGGGCTATCCTTACCGCTGCCCGGCCTTGCGAGACAAAGGTAAAAAGTACAGTGATGCGGAGATCGCCTCCTCTGCCCACGGTGGTTACTCATATGGGGAAGACAGTGACTCAGGTGCTCGCTCCCCGCTGAAACACAGCTTCCAGCGCGGCCAGCGCGACAAGACCCGCTGGCTAAATGCCAGCGGCCGCCCCGATGAGCCCTATGAGGACGGGCCCGACGGCAGCAGCCCCAAGTCGAAGCCTAAGGTGTGGACGAACATAACACATGATCACGTCAAACCCTTGCTGCAGTCTCTCTCGTCCGGTGTCTGCGTGCCAAGCTGTATAACCAACTGCTTG TGGACAAAGGAAGATGGGCTCCGCCAGGCTGCTGCAGCCAATCAGTTCATCCCACTGAACACCAACCCAAAGGAAGTCCTGGAAATGAGGAATAAG aTCCGGGAGCAGAACCTGCAGGACATAAAAACAGCAGGGCCCCAGTCTCAGGTTCTGTGTGCCAGCACTGTGGTGGAACGCACCTTTAGCCAG GGCGAGCTGGTGACCGCATCCAAGGCAATCATCGAAAAGGAGTATCAGCCCAAGGTCATCATCAGCAAGCAGGGTCCCAACCCCTTCACCAAACTCACCGACCAGGAGCTGGAGGAGTACCGCAGGGAGGTGGAGCTAAAACAGAAAGGAGGTGAAG TGCAGGGGCCAGCCACAGGTAGGGAGGGATCAGCCGCTGGTATACCCAGCCCGGAGCCTCAAACAGCGCAGATGGGTCAAGCCTCCACACCTCTGCAGTCTGCAGCTGACTCATCCAGCTTAGAGAAAGCCCAGCCTACAGCTGCCACACCAGCCTCTGAGCAGGGCCTCTCTTCTGTCGGAGGAGCCGAGCCATCTCAGAGCGGAGCAGACTCTGCAGGGACGCTGGCAGATGATGTTTTTTCGACTGCAGATGAGGTTTTTTCAGCTCCAGATTCTCCACATAAGGACTTCCACTGTGCCGTGCTGCGAGCCCTCAGCAAGGAGTCCTCGGTGGTAGATGCGGCTAAGGCATTTCAGGCTCCAG ATCCAGGGCAGCAGATAGAGTCTGAGAATGAGCCCAAAGACCCCAAACCCACATCCACACCACCCAGTACCCCCATCAGAGCAGAGGAAG GAGATGGAAATACAAAAGAGTACCTGTTACCATAG
- the add1 gene encoding alpha-adducin isoform X11, with protein sequence MNGESGAGVVTAPPPTTAPHKERYFDRVDESSPEYQRERNMAPDLRQDFNMMEQRKRVSMILQSPAFCEELETMIQDQLKKGKTPTSLLALQQIADFMTTSMPSMYPAAPQGGMAALNMSLGMVTPVNDLRGSDSISYDKGEKLLRCKLAAFYRLADLFGWSELIYNHLTVRVNSDQERFLIVPFGLLYSEVTASSLVKINLQGEIVDRGSTNLGVNQAGFTLHSAIYAARPDVKCVVHIHTPAGAAVSAMKCGLLPISPEALSLGEVAYHDYHGILVDEEESTLIQRNLGPKSKALILRNHGLVSVGETVEEAFYYIHNLVTACEIQVRTLASAGGPDNLVMLDPGKYKLRPRVPEPAGDGSSTHPKWQVGEQEFEALMRMLDNLGYRTGYPYRCPALRDKGKKYSDAEIASSAHGGYSYGEDSDSGARSPLKHSFQRGQRDKTRWLNASGRPDEPYEDGPDGSSPKSKPKVWTNITHDHVKPLLQSLSSGVCVPSCITNCLWTKEDGLRQAAAANQFIPLNTNPKEVLEMRNKIREQNLQDIKTAGPQSQVLCASTVVERTFSQDAPLSDCTDTIDGLDVSEGSYSPAKSIRKGELVTASKAIIEKEYQPKVIISKQGPNPFTKLTDQELEEYRREVELKQKGGEDPGQQIESENEPKDPKPTSTPPSTPIRAEEGDGNTKEYLLP encoded by the exons ATGAACGGCGAGTCAGGTGCCGGTGTGGTGACGGCCCCCCCTCCCACCACAGCCCCCCACAAGGAGCGATATTTTGACCGGGTAGATGAGAGCAGCCCAGAGTACCAGAGGGAGAGGAATATGGCGCCAGACCTGCGTCAGGACTTCAACATGATGGAGCAGAGGAAGAGGGTCTCCATGATATTACAGAGCCCG GCATTTTGCGAGGAGCTGGAGACGATGATCCAGGATCAGCTGAAGAAGGGAAAGACGCCCACAAGCCTGTTGGCTCTGCAGCAGATCGCAGATTTCATGACCACCAGCATGCCTTCCATGTATCCTGCGGCACCACAAGGAGGCATGGCAGCGCTCAACATGA GTTTGGGAATGGTGACTCCAGTCAATGATCTGCGTGGCTCAGACTCCATTTCCTACGACAAAGGCGAGAAGCTGCTGCGCTGCaagttggctgccttttatcgGCTGGCTGACTTGTTTGGCTGGTCTGAGCTTATCTACAACCACCTCACA GTCAGAGTGAATTCAGACCAGGAGCGGTTCCTTATTGTTCCCTTTGGGCTCCTTTACAGTGAAGTTACTGCCTCCAGTTTG GTGAAGATTAATCTCCAAGGTGAAATAGTGGACCGGGGTAGCACCAACCTTGGAGTCAACCAGGCTGGTTTCACTCTCCACTCCGCCATCTACGCCGCGCGCCCTGATGTCAAGTGCGTCGTGCATATACATACACCTGCAGGCGCTGCG GTGTCTGCCATGAAATGCGGACTGTTACCCATCTCTCCTGAAGCCCTGTCCCTGGGGGAGGTGGCCTACCATGATTATCATGGCATACTGGTGGATGAGGAAGAAAGTACTCTCATACAGAGAAACCTTGGGCCTAAAAGCAAG GCGCTCATCCTAAGGAACCATGGCTTGGTGTCAGTAGGTGAAACAGTGGAGGAGGCTTTCTATTACATCCACAATCTGGTTACTGCCTGTGAGATCCAG gtaCGCACACTGGCCAGCGCTGGAGGGCCAGATAATCTGGTGATGTTGGACCCTGGGAAATACAAGTTGCGCCCACGGGTCCCCGAGCCAGCTGGCGACGGGTCCTCAACACATCCCAAGTGGCAAGTCGGGGAGCAGGAGTTTGAGGCTCTCATGAGAATGCTCGACAATTTG ggCTACAGAACGGGCTATCCTTACCGCTGCCCGGCCTTGCGAGACAAAGGTAAAAAGTACAGTGATGCGGAGATCGCCTCCTCTGCCCACGGTGGTTACTCATATGGGGAAGACAGTGACTCAGGTGCTCGCTCCCCGCTGAAACACAGCTTCCAGCGCGGCCAGCGCGACAAGACCCGCTGGCTAAATGCCAGCGGCCGCCCCGATGAGCCCTATGAGGACGGGCCCGACGGCAGCAGCCCCAAGTCGAAGCCTAAGGTGTGGACGAACATAACACATGATCACGTCAAACCCTTGCTGCAGTCTCTCTCGTCCGGTGTCTGCGTGCCAAGCTGTATAACCAACTGCTTG TGGACAAAGGAAGATGGGCTCCGCCAGGCTGCTGCAGCCAATCAGTTCATCCCACTGAACACCAACCCAAAGGAAGTCCTGGAAATGAGGAATAAG aTCCGGGAGCAGAACCTGCAGGACATAAAAACAGCAGGGCCCCAGTCTCAGGTTCTGTGTGCCAGCACTGTGGTGGAACGCACCTTTAGCCAG GACGCCCCTCTGTCTGACTGTACAGACACTATTGATGGCCTCGATGTGTCCGAGGGCTCCTATAGTCCTGCTAAATCAATTAGAAAG GGCGAGCTGGTGACCGCATCCAAGGCAATCATCGAAAAGGAGTATCAGCCCAAGGTCATCATCAGCAAGCAGGGTCCCAACCCCTTCACCAAACTCACCGACCAGGAGCTGGAGGAGTACCGCAGGGAGGTGGAGCTAAAACAGAAAGGAGGTGAAG ATCCAGGGCAGCAGATAGAGTCTGAGAATGAGCCCAAAGACCCCAAACCCACATCCACACCACCCAGTACCCCCATCAGAGCAGAGGAAG GAGATGGAAATACAAAAGAGTACCTGTTACCATA A